In Gossypium arboreum isolate Shixiya-1 chromosome 6, ASM2569848v2, whole genome shotgun sequence, the following are encoded in one genomic region:
- the LOC108484774 gene encoding L-type lectin-domain containing receptor kinase VII.1-like — protein sequence MKKHQPKPVLFILVFIILSSHSVLSLDFVFNGFNSTNLFLYGIAQIDSRILTLTNETSFAIGRALYSSKIPTKTSNSSHVLPFSTSFIFSMAPSRNKDTLPGHGLVFIFTPNTGINGTTASQNLGLFNLSNNGDPTNHVFGVEFDVFANQEFDDIDDNHVGIDINSLTSTTSHTAGYYSDFNEDGDQGFEKLKLNNGKNYQVWIDYEGSVINVTMAPVGIKRPKRPLLNVPLNLSDVLEDEMYVGFTSSTGRLVESHRILSWSFSNSNFSLNERLITTGLPSFVIPKTPFHKRRSFIAGVTVGSFVVLVLIALFSLFLIKRERRRAKERAEMEDWEFEYWPHRMTYQEIDAATKGFSDDNVIGFGGNGKVYKGVLPGGIEIAVKRISHENDGMKEFLAEISSLGRLKHRSLVGLKGWCKKEKGTFMLIYDYMENGSLDKRVYYDCDETNMLTCEERIRILKDVASALLYLHEGWEAKVLHRDIKASNVLLDKDMNGRLGDFGLARMHGHSQVATTTRVVGTLGYLAPEVVRNGRASTQTDVFGFGVLILEVMCGRRPIEDGKPPLVDWVWQLMMQGELLTAVDARLKGNEGFNEEEVKKVLHLGLLCSYPNPDSRPTMRQVVIVFEGKNEGLESETEDMEAHLLAKVKSRDMWANYSQNFGYASHPTFDDIRRSNSSSMSLSWNNTIVDGR from the coding sequence ATGAAGAAACACCAACCAAAGCCTGTTTTGTTTATTCTTGTGTTCATAATCCTGTCTTCTCACTCTGTTTTATCTCTTGATTTTGTCTTCAATGGCTTCAATTCAACTAACCTTTTCCTCTATGGTATCGCTCAAATCGATTCCAGAATTCTTACACTCACCAATGAAACATCTTTTGCTATCGGTCGAGCTCTTTACAGTTCAAAAATCCCAACAAAGACTTCAAATTCTTCTCATGTTCTTCCTTTCTCTACTTCTTTCATCTTCTCCATGGCTCCTTCAAGGAACAAGGATACTCTTCCAGGACACGGTCTCGTTTTCATCTTTACGCCCAATACTGGCATCAATGGGACAACCGCATCTCAAAATCTTGGCCTTTTCAACCTCTCAAACAACGGCGACCCGACCAATCATGTGTTTGGTGTGGAGTTCGATGTTTTCGCTAACCAAGAATTCGATGACATAGATGATAACCATGTTGGGATCGACATTAACTCCCTCACCTCAACAACCTCCCACACCGCTGGTTATTACAGTGATTTTAATGAGGATGGGGATCAGGGTTTTGAGAAACTGAAGCTTAATAATGGTAAGAACTATCAAGTTTGGATTGACTATGAAGGTTCTGTTATTAATGTTACTATGGCACCTGTTGGCATAAAAAGACCAAAGCGGCCATTGTTGAATGTACCTTTGAATTTATCTGATGTTTTGGAGGATGAAATGTATGTTGGGTTCACTTCATCGACTGGGAGATTGGTTGAAAGCCATAGGATTTTGTCTTGGAGTTTCAGTAATTCTAATTTTTCGTTAAATGAACGCTTGATCACCACTGGTTTACCATCGTTTGTTATCCCCAAGACACCATTTCATAAGCGTAGATCGTTTATTGCAGGCGTAACGGTGGGGAGTTTCGTTGTTCTTGTTTTGATTGCTCTGTTTTCCCTGTTTTTGATTAAGAGAGAAAGGAGGAGAGCAAAGGAAAGAGCTGAAATGGAAGATTGGGAATTTGAGTATTGGCCTCATAGGATGACTTACCAAGAGATCGATGCAGCCACCAAGGGATTTTCGGATGACAACGTGATCGGTTTCGGAGGAAACGGAAAGGTCTACAAGGGAGTTTTACCTGGAGGAATTGAGATTGCGGTGAAGCGCATTTCACATGAAAATGATGGAATGAAAGAGTTCTTGGCAGAGATTTCGAGTCTCGGCCGGTTAAAACACCGGAGCCTCGTCGGGTTGAAAGGTTGGtgcaagaaagaaaaagggacatTCATGTTGATCTATGATTACATGGAAAATGGAAGTTTGGATAAGAGGGTTTATTATGACTGTGATGAGACCAACATGTTGACTTGTGAAGAAAGAATTAGAATCTTGAAAGATGTTGCCTCAGCGTTATTGTATTTACATGAGGGATGGGAAGCTAAGGTCTTACATAGGGATATCAAGGCCAGCAACGTATTGCTTGATAAGGATATGAATGGAAGGTTAGGGGATTTCGGGTTGGCTCGGATGCATGGGCACAGTCAAGTGGCAACCACGACGCGAGTGGTCGGAACTTTGGGTTACTTGGCCCCAGAAGTTGTTAGGAACGGACGAGCATCGACACAAACCGATGTGTTTGGTTTTGGGGTCTTAATTTTAGAGGTCATGTGTGGTAGGAGGCCTATAGAGGATGGAAAGCCGCCTTTGGTGGATTGGGTATGGCAGTTGATGATGCAAGGAGAATTACTTACCGCAGTGGATGCACGGTTAAAGGGTAACGAGGGATTCAACGAGGAGGAGGTAAAAAAGGTGCTGCATTTGGGGTTGTTGTGCTCGTATCCAAATCCTGATTCGAGACCAACAATGAGGCAAGTAGTGATAGTGTTTGAAGGGAAGAATGAAGGTTTGGAATCCGAAACCGAAGATATGGAAGCACATTTGCTGGCAAAGGTGAAGTCCAGGGATATGTGGGCTAATTACTCTCAAAACTTTGGATACGCGTCACACCCGACATTTGATGATATTCGACGATCAAATTCATCCTCCATGTCTCTGTCATGGAACAACACAATAGTGGACGGTAGATAA